TTAACCCATAACCTATATTTCTCTCCAAAAAATATTATTCTAAATGTCATCATCTTCGTCATCCGATTTGACGGTTGTAGAGGAGGCTAAGTTTATTGGTTCCGTCATGGCGAAAACGGTTGCATACTATCAAAATCGACTAGGCGAAACATCATGTGCACGACCTAAGCTAAGAAAGTCGTCGTTGCGTAGAAATCACGAAGCTGGACACAATCACcttatagaagattattttgcAGATGACGCCATCTACGCTGTAAAGTTTCGACGTCGGTTCCGGATGAGGAATGAACTATTCTTACGTATTGTTGGTGACTTGGAAGACCGCTTTCCATATTTCCAATGGAAAATGGATGCAAGGCGGAAAAAAGGTTTCTCTCCCATTAAAAAATGCACAGCTGCAATTCGTCAGCTAGCATACGGCATGAGCGCAGATAAATGAGACGAGTATTTTAGGATGTCAGAGCGTACCGTGCGGGAGCGTGTGTACAAGTTCTACAAAGCGATCTGTTTGGTTTATGGGCAACGATATTTGCGCAAACCAACTATCAACGATATCCACCAATTGTACATGGTGCATGAAGGCAAGCATGGATTCCCTGGAATGCTATGTAGTATCGATTGCATACATTGAAGTTGGTCATTATGCCCCAACGCATGGCGTGGTCAGTACATGAGAGGCGACCACAAAGAGCCGACGATCATTCTAGACGCTATCGCATCACATGATCTTTGGATATGACATGCATTTTTTGGTCCAGCTGGTGCAAACAATGACATCAATGTGCTAGACCAGTTGCCGGTATTCAACGATATCTACCTTGGAAAGTCGCACAATGTACCTTTTCAAGCAAATGGGGTAACATAAAAGCGTTGATACTATCTTTCTGACGGTATATATCCTCCTTTGTCTGTTTTTGTGAAATCGTTTACATGTCCTAACGACCAGAAAAGGAAAAAGTTTATAGAGGCGCAAGAGTCAGCTAGGAAGGATGTGGAGCGAACATTTGGTGTACTTAAGAGACGTTGACAAGTACTAACGGTCGGGGCAAGGTCATATGAGGTGAAAAGGTTACAACAcgtaatgtatgcatgtatcatattgcataatGTGATTCTTGAAGACGAAGGAAGAGCGATATGTCGATACAACGAAAATGAAGTTTTGCAAATGTCGAAGGAGTAGCCGTTGGTACACAAGAGTATAGGGTGAATAGAAGAGAAGTACATAATCACGACATTCATCACGCACTTCGTGTTGATTTGGTGGAGCACTTTTATAGGGCTCATATTCAGCCCCCGTTAGAGTTTCCtcatgatgatttgtttgacgaatCAGACAAATATTTTGATATGTTCGTCGAAAGTGAAGATTCCAACGACGAGAGTGACACTGGGGAGAATGATGAAGACAATCAAGGCGATGACGAGGACGATGAGGGCGATGACGAACATGATGATTACAAGTGACGTATTTTGGTTTATAtaaaattaggatattaattatttttctacttatttaaatattaggtttaatgtaatttttattttaattaattaaatgctttttatttttaattaaattttatatttagtattaatttaaaaattataaatcataaaaaaaattaattttgtttAGTAAAAAAAAGTGAGGTAAGAGCTTCCTACCCAATCCTTGGGTTTTAAgtgaagaaaaaaaaagtgagggaaAAAAATGTATAACCCACAAAAAGTGAGGGAAACTTCCTTCCGACAAAAAATGAACCACAAAAAATGAAGGAAACTTCCCTCCCACACCCTCCGTCtaccaaaaaaaaactttatgaAAAAAATACTGCATGTTTGCCGGTTAGAATTTTATAAGATAATTTAAAAAGTACGACTACAATCATCCTTCAAATCGAAACAGCTAAGAACATTGGGTGTGGGCAACAAGGTGCAACACCAAGTTGTGTCACCTCACATGTCACCTAAGCTAATGGTGTTAAATGGGCAACAAGATGCAACACCaactttttgaaaataaatatattttttttttactatttcgttttttttacttttttttgctttcgttttttttttctttttgtttttttaataactaatatattttttataaaacatataattttaaaaacaaaaaaaaagacataatatttaaaatctaaaattccgattacaattaaaaaaacataattttaaacctAAATTAATAACTAAAATACCATTCAAATTACTACTAAAACCACACCAATCCTAATTAACCCAAATATTTTTTCCTAATTTGTTACTTCATCGCTTGTAGCACCGCTAGATCAGCAGACGCTAAACCCTCATCGCTTGTCCGAAGAATTGACAACTGATGTGTCATTAGTTCCCTCTCTTTTTCTTCCTGCTTCTCCCATGCTTGTCTTTCCAGGAACTCCAAATGACGACGTTTCAGctcattttttcttttattaataaattgtgcTCGTCGAATTTGGCTCTCATTTCCGCCGCATCTTTTGCTCTCATCTCCACCTCCTCCGCATGCCTTGCAGCGCGCCTCGCTTTGTCGCGTCCTGGCGGTCGTAGTGGTGGGAATATCTCTTGGATATCATCCGGGATCTCATCGTCATCGGCGTTTAGGTCGATGTTAGTCCGTGCGTCCGACACGTCGACCGAGCTAGAATTGCGAGACCTTTTGGATTGAACCTCCGACGATGTAGGCGTTTTATTCCACTTTGGATTTGCTCGCAACAATTCTCATGATTTTTCAAAGTCGAAAACATGACCCATTTCGACCCGATATTGTTCCTTAGCCGATTTGAACAAATCGAAGTCGTTGGTTCCGCTTTATTGTTGCGCCTCAAGCCGGTTGTAAATACCGTTGAATTTGCTGCACCGCTTAGTTATCATACCCCATTTGCTGCTCAACATGTCGTTGCGAtacggatttttttttaaaatagcgTGAAACTTGTCGAGCACCGCCCCCCAATAAGCTCattttttcattccatttccgCGAAGTTCGTTTATTGAAGTAGCACACCAAGCCGCCGTCAAAGCGTATTCCTCCTCCGGTGTCCACCATTGTGAAACGTCTGCATTTTCAGATTCCACCGCTATTGATTTCCCTTTTGATTTTCCTTTCACTTTCCCTTTCCTACTATTTCCCGCTTCCACTTGAACTGTTGGTTGTGTTGTAGGCGACGGTTGATTGGTTGTTTGTTGTATCGAACCAAAAGTAGAGAAAAGATTTTGTTGTAAATTTGGGTTTTGACCAAATTGATTTTGTTGAACGTAAGGTGAATTGGGAAATTGCAGTGGCGGTGAAACGGTATTGAAAGCGGCACCTTGGTATGGTATTTATGGTGAACCTTGAGACGACAAAAAGTTGAAATAATTTTCATACCCCGCAAATCCGAAGGCGAGTTTGTGTTTGGATTTGATAATGGAGGGGGTTATTTGGGTTTTGCTCCAATATGAAAAATGTGTATAATATAGAAAGACTAAGAGAAAGGtatataaaaattgaaatatatatatatatatatatatatatatatatatatatatatatatatatatatatatatatatatatatatatatatatatataacggtaaagaagtaagttttttttttaaaattgaccaTTATTAAACCATAAAATATGGGCAACGGCTAAATTTTTGTGCGTCACAATTCGTTTTCATGGCAATCAGATCCGGGCGACAAGATGCAACGACTTGGGGGCGGTGTTCCCCAAGTTACGACGGCATCACGGACCGCCACGTCAGTCTCGACGCGAGACCGGTATTTACTCTAAAcaaatatcaataaaaaaaaaaaaaactacacttGTTGAAACAGTTAGAATTTTTTTATACGATAATCTGGAAATCATAATACAAATTCCAGTTCTAAATTCTAATCATATCGATtcaaatataaaaaaagaaaatgcTTCAATGAGGAACATAAATGGGTTTAGACAAAGCTCCGAGAGCAATCCTCTCAAACTTGCAATCAAACAGCTGATTAGCATTCTTATTCTCCATCTTCTCAATCGGGATTATGGAAGCTATTAGTTGCAGAAGGATGCGCTCCATGTCTTCCCCATCACTCCATTCATAAACCTCCGCCTTAACAACATCCCTGTTTTCACAAATCAGTTTCCACACCGGAAAATCCTTCCTCGGCATCATGTAATCTCCTTCCACAAGTTTTCTACTCGGACAAAAATCACCGGCGCCGTCGCCCAAATATATGATCCTTTTCTCTCCGGCCACCGTAGCTTGAATCCTTTCAATTACTTTACCCTGTTCGAGACAATATCAtcaaaacaaatcagaaatctcGTATGCTTCTTCTGGATTTGATAAACAAAGCGGAATCAAGGTTTACCTTGCACATGTTGGGTGGACAGAGGTTACAACCGTGTTCAGATTTGTGAAAATCATGGAAAGGCAAAATCCTTAACTTGCCTTCATCATCAACGAAACCTGGATTCGTGTTGATCTCTGAGAAACATTCTCGGATTCCAAGATGCTTCAGTATAGTTTCTATATAGAACGTGTTCGCATCACTTACTACTCGTAAATCGCATCTGAAAGTACACAGATCCAACGAACAACAGTAAGAAAAGAAAAACTTTACATCGTTAATGATCCATCGAGAGAAAGTTGAATCAGTTACCCTGATGCATAAGCTGCTTTAATGGCAGGAACAACACGAGGATGTATCGGCACACGGTTAAGTACTTGTTCGATATCGTGAATCGTTTTACCTTGTAAATGCAATTCCCCCATCATTTTGTCCTGTTTTTTATACAatcaacaaaaagttaacaacATTCTTCGATTCTTCAAAATAGAATATGAAATCTGTGGTAGATCTAGAAGAAGAACACAGTACCATGAGAGAGTTCCAGGGCATGGTGGGAAGGAGTTTGTTGAAGAGATCAGAGGCGCCTAACTCGTCCAACACCCAATTGTCGCTGTCAACGTCAATTATCGTCTTGTCGAAGTCGAAAATCACAACTATTCCTGACATTTTCGTCGGAGTTATAAAATTCCGGTGAGTATTTATTTGATCGGTGGATGAAAGAAGATACAGAATGGAGGCTATTTATAGTACGTAAATGGCATAGGGTAAATATGCCAAGGAATATTTCCCGAATATTTGTACGTGGTATCTGATTTTCGGGATAAATCTCAGCCGTAGGATGTAATCTAAAGCAACCGATGTTTTGTAATCCAATGGTTGATAACGAGTTTGGTGTGGAATTTCAAAAGTGTAGAAGAAAGGAAAAGCGCGGGAATATGATAAAGAATATACTGT
The genomic region above belongs to Lactuca sativa cultivar Salinas chromosome 4, Lsat_Salinas_v11, whole genome shotgun sequence and contains:
- the LOC111906858 gene encoding inorganic pyrophosphatase 2, with the translated sequence MSGIVVIFDFDKTIIDVDSDNWVLDELGASDLFNKLLPTMPWNSLMDKMMGELHLQGKTIHDIEQVLNRVPIHPRVVPAIKAAYASGCDLRVVSDANTFYIETILKHLGIRECFSEINTNPGFVDDEGKLRILPFHDFHKSEHGCNLCPPNMCKGKVIERIQATVAGEKRIIYLGDGAGDFCPSRKLVEGDYMMPRKDFPVWKLICENRDVVKAEVYEWSDGEDMERILLQLIASIIPIEKMENKNANQLFDCKFERIALGALSKPIYVPH